From a single Couchioplanes caeruleus genomic region:
- a CDS encoding Vgb family protein, whose protein sequence is MSSFEPGTCREVALPPGWAPYALAGDAAGALWMTVLDPPGLARMSPGGEIRHEALSPDEGRPMLLTVAADGALWCTRTDDRLTRRDASGGHTVIDLEPGSAPYGIAAAPGGDIWFTAPGRDRIGRVCAAGTVTSVELPVADARAAMLTVDAGGHPWAALNAAGALACVRDGTVRLVELPGGRAPAAPVGIAASPAGIWYADIAGGCVGRVDPSGSVERIVFADAACRPHAVAADTDGACWVTLWGSGQVARVAADGEVTVVDLPGKEPHGLWVEDSRVWVAMESGSLVAIEKSAVASP, encoded by the coding sequence ATGTCATCGTTCGAGCCGGGAACGTGCCGCGAGGTGGCCCTGCCGCCGGGCTGGGCGCCGTACGCGCTGGCCGGAGATGCCGCCGGCGCCCTGTGGATGACCGTCCTGGATCCGCCGGGACTCGCCCGGATGTCGCCGGGCGGCGAGATCCGGCACGAGGCCCTTTCACCGGACGAGGGCCGGCCGATGCTGCTGACCGTCGCCGCCGACGGCGCGCTCTGGTGCACCCGGACCGACGACCGGCTGACCCGGCGGGACGCCTCGGGCGGCCACACGGTGATCGACCTGGAACCCGGATCGGCGCCCTACGGCATCGCCGCGGCGCCCGGCGGCGACATCTGGTTCACCGCACCGGGGCGCGACCGGATCGGCCGGGTCTGCGCGGCGGGAACCGTCACGTCGGTCGAGCTGCCGGTCGCGGACGCGCGGGCGGCGATGCTCACCGTCGACGCCGGCGGCCATCCCTGGGCCGCGCTCAACGCCGCCGGCGCCCTGGCCTGCGTGCGCGACGGCACGGTGCGGCTCGTCGAGCTCCCCGGCGGCCGGGCCCCGGCCGCGCCCGTCGGCATCGCCGCCTCCCCGGCGGGCATCTGGTACGCGGACATCGCCGGCGGTTGCGTCGGCCGCGTCGACCCCTCGGGCTCGGTGGAGCGGATCGTCTTCGCCGACGCCGCCTGCCGGCCGCACGCCGTCGCGGCGGACACCGACGGCGCGTGCTGGGTCACGCTCTGGGGCTCCGGGCAGGTGGCCAGGGTCGCCGCCGACGGTGAGGTCACCGTCGTCGACCTGCCGGGCAAGGAGCCGCACGGACTCTGGGTCGAGGACTCCAGGGTGTGGGTGGCGATGGAGAGCGGCTCGCTGGTCGCGATCGAGAAGAGCGCGGTCGCGAGTCCCTGA
- a CDS encoding general stress protein, with amino-acid sequence MTTPTPEPGMPGTSGTVPPGPAGVPATPAADPTAQTAMPAATVPVATYPNYALAQQAVDYLSDNKFPVERTSIVGTDLRLVENVLGRMTTARAALAGAASGAWFGLFIGLFFGIFSDSNWVGVILLGLIIGGIWGAVFGAIAQAMTGGRRDFSSRSSLQAAQYAVIVEAEVADGARQLLTRLNWRNSGAR; translated from the coding sequence ATGACCACCCCGACCCCGGAACCGGGAATGCCCGGCACGTCCGGCACGGTCCCACCCGGCCCGGCGGGCGTCCCGGCCACGCCCGCGGCCGACCCGACGGCACAGACCGCCATGCCCGCCGCGACCGTCCCGGTGGCCACGTACCCGAACTACGCGCTGGCCCAGCAGGCGGTGGACTACCTGTCGGACAACAAGTTCCCCGTCGAACGGACCAGCATCGTCGGCACCGACCTGCGGCTGGTGGAGAACGTCCTCGGCCGCATGACCACCGCCCGCGCCGCGCTCGCGGGCGCGGCCAGCGGCGCCTGGTTCGGCCTGTTCATCGGCCTGTTCTTCGGCATCTTCAGCGACTCCAACTGGGTCGGCGTGATCCTGCTCGGCCTCATCATCGGCGGCATCTGGGGCGCCGTCTTCGGCGCGATCGCCCAGGCCATGACCGGCGGCCGCCGCGACTTCTCGTCGCGCAGCAGCCTGCAGGCCGCCCAGTACGCGGTCATCGTCGAGGCGGAGGTCGCCGACGGGGCGCGGCAGCTGCTCACCCGGCTGAACTGGCGGAACAGCGGAGCCAGGTGA
- the gsmA gene encoding sporangiospore maturation cell wall hydrolase GsmA, producing MPYTAARRLLTGPLLVAALGAGLVVAPGVASAAGMTATIKVGSSLKVRSAPSLAAKAVGSLRNGQKVTVVCTVTGQSVRGAVRTTTAWDKLGNGRYVSHAYVKSVRTAPRCAATSPTAVPVKAKPSTSTGKRYVVGTVKSFEGKVNLRSAPSTASSVLGTVTSGDKVNLDCAVTGQSVSGTVRTTAQWDRTSAGTYISHGYMYSGPLTACTGSATPAPAVSLTPDQFIRSSVAGAQRGWREYGVPPSVTIAQAILESGWGRSGLASVDKNYFGIKCQNGSYGKLANGCHVYRTNECTKAGDCFSTSAAFRTYATQAHSFRDHGSFLRVNPRYAPAFEYTEDANKFIWKVWKAGYATDPNYYTKVTGIMATWNLYQYDTWK from the coding sequence ATGCCGTACACCGCCGCCCGACGACTGCTCACCGGGCCGCTGCTGGTCGCCGCGCTCGGAGCCGGGCTGGTCGTGGCGCCCGGCGTGGCCAGTGCCGCCGGAATGACCGCCACGATCAAGGTGGGGAGCTCGCTGAAGGTGCGCTCCGCGCCGTCGCTGGCCGCGAAGGCGGTCGGTTCGCTGCGCAACGGGCAGAAGGTCACCGTCGTGTGCACGGTGACCGGCCAGAGCGTGCGCGGCGCCGTCCGCACCACCACCGCCTGGGACAAGCTCGGCAACGGCCGGTACGTCTCGCACGCGTACGTGAAGTCGGTCAGGACGGCCCCGCGGTGCGCCGCGACCTCGCCCACCGCGGTGCCCGTCAAGGCGAAGCCGTCCACGTCCACCGGCAAGCGGTACGTCGTCGGCACGGTCAAGAGCTTCGAGGGCAAGGTCAACCTGCGCTCGGCGCCGTCGACCGCGTCGTCGGTGCTCGGTACGGTCACCAGCGGCGACAAGGTCAACCTGGACTGCGCGGTCACCGGGCAGAGCGTCTCCGGCACCGTGCGCACCACCGCGCAGTGGGACCGGACGTCGGCGGGCACCTACATCTCGCACGGGTACATGTACTCCGGGCCGCTTACGGCGTGCACCGGCTCGGCCACGCCCGCGCCCGCGGTGTCGCTCACCCCGGACCAGTTCATCCGGTCGTCCGTGGCCGGCGCGCAGCGCGGCTGGCGCGAGTACGGCGTCCCGCCGTCGGTGACGATCGCGCAGGCCATCCTCGAGTCGGGCTGGGGCCGCAGCGGCCTCGCCTCGGTGGACAAGAACTACTTCGGCATCAAGTGCCAGAACGGCTCGTACGGCAAGCTGGCGAACGGCTGCCACGTGTACCGGACGAACGAGTGCACGAAGGCGGGCGACTGCTTCTCGACCTCGGCGGCCTTCCGCACGTACGCCACCCAGGCCCACTCGTTCCGCGACCACGGCAGCTTCCTGCGGGTGAACCCCCGCTACGCCCCGGCGTTCGAGTACACCGAAGACGCCAACAAGTTCATCTGGAAGGTCTGGAAGGCCGGGTACGCCACCGACCCGAACTACTACACGAAGGTCACCGGCATCATGGCGACCTGGAACCTGTACCAGTACGACACCTGGAAGTAA
- a CDS encoding aldo/keto reductase, protein MTIPSAPLGGPLAMPLLGFGTWQIRGKAAYEAVREALEAGYRHLDTATMYGNEAEVGRALADSGVPRDEVFVTTKLPPERAGQERGTLDASRRALGVDAVDLWLIHWPPRQGRSVAVWREFVAARDRGHAHAIGVSNYDIGDIDELIAATGVKPAVNQIRWGPKLYDPKLVADHRERGIVVEGYSPFKTTNLHDPVLTGIATAHGVDPARVVLRWHVQHGVVVIPKSGTPERIASNARLDGFVLGDEEMAAIDALSPLS, encoded by the coding sequence ATGACGATTCCGTCCGCGCCGCTCGGCGGGCCGCTCGCCATGCCGCTGCTGGGCTTCGGCACGTGGCAGATCCGCGGGAAGGCGGCCTACGAGGCGGTCCGCGAGGCCCTCGAAGCCGGCTACCGCCACCTCGACACCGCCACCATGTACGGCAACGAGGCGGAGGTCGGCCGCGCGCTGGCCGACAGCGGCGTACCCCGCGACGAGGTCTTCGTGACGACCAAGCTGCCGCCGGAACGGGCCGGCCAGGAGCGCGGCACCCTCGACGCGAGCCGCCGCGCGCTCGGCGTGGACGCCGTCGACCTGTGGCTGATCCACTGGCCGCCGCGGCAGGGCAGGTCCGTGGCGGTGTGGCGGGAGTTCGTGGCCGCCCGCGACCGGGGCCACGCCCACGCGATCGGGGTGAGCAACTACGACATCGGCGACATCGACGAGCTGATCGCCGCCACCGGGGTGAAGCCCGCGGTCAACCAGATCCGCTGGGGCCCGAAGCTGTACGACCCCAAGCTCGTCGCCGACCACCGCGAGCGCGGCATCGTCGTGGAGGGGTATTCGCCGTTCAAGACCACGAACCTGCACGACCCCGTGCTCACCGGCATCGCCACCGCGCACGGCGTCGACCCGGCCCGGGTGGTGCTGCGCTGGCACGTGCAGCACGGCGTCGTGGTGATCCCGAAGAGCGGCACGCCCGAGCGGATCGCGAGCAACGCGCGCCTCGACGGCTTCGTGCTCGGCGACGAGGAGATGGCGGCGATCGACGCGCTGTCGCCGCTGTCCTGA
- a CDS encoding TetR/AcrR family transcriptional regulator: MSSDAQALSLPPGAARPGGRTARTRGRVLDAVASLLLDGGYDALTVDAVAARSGVHRTTVYRRWQDTGGLLADSLEAAREQAWEPPDTGSLVGDLIGINRQIVAALTEEPSITRALIAASFRSAAAAHALRSYWEDRYARAAVAVERAVSRGEAAARVDARTVLIASCAPIFYELAVMRSPAAEDIAERYARVGAAIAAR, encoded by the coding sequence ATGTCATCGGACGCGCAAGCCCTTTCCCTGCCCCCGGGCGCGGCCCGGCCGGGCGGCCGGACCGCTCGCACGCGCGGGCGAGTGCTCGACGCCGTCGCATCGCTGCTGCTGGACGGGGGGTACGACGCCCTGACCGTGGACGCCGTGGCCGCGCGCTCGGGAGTGCACCGCACGACGGTCTATCGCCGCTGGCAGGACACCGGCGGACTGCTCGCCGACTCCCTCGAGGCCGCGCGCGAACAGGCGTGGGAGCCACCGGACACCGGCTCGCTCGTCGGCGACCTCATCGGGATCAACCGCCAGATCGTCGCCGCCCTGACCGAGGAACCGTCGATCACCCGGGCCCTCATCGCGGCGTCGTTCCGCTCAGCGGCAGCCGCCCACGCGCTCCGGTCGTACTGGGAGGACCGCTACGCCCGCGCGGCCGTCGCCGTCGAAAGGGCGGTGAGCCGTGGGGAGGCGGCCGCCCGCGTCGACGCGCGCACGGTGCTCATCGCCTCCTGCGCGCCGATCTTCTACGAACTCGCGGTCATGCGGTCCCCGGCGGCGGAGGACATCGCCGAACGGTACGCCCGGGTCGGTGCCGCGATCGCCGCCCGGTGA
- a CDS encoding ATP-binding protein — protein sequence MGSRGTIAHGETRRARLAGPLLAATVLVIGLAVTLRTVGALHDDQRAAAARVMDQRTAVARAAVTAETGRYRDLMQAVAAGLGTNPRLTARDFAAATAPLGTAGLVGATSVAFVVATPSGEIAETERLWRSRGADGLTLQPRGDPDLHLFSIFQRTLNNSAAVASGLDVASAPEGAAALLEARRTGRPTVSDAYVLLRDRTVPLIHRQLSFIFVAPVYTAPAADDDLPRFQGWVAMGLRGQDFLGGVLGAASQGLLDGELYATDGEGQRLKVAAYDAPGRRDLERRATFPVADHQWTLLTGADSHRLPGARNGTPTTVLLGGILLTLMLAVLVWVLATGRSRAREQVLVATAELRSAEAESRRQAGLLGAIMASLGDGVGVVDENGRFLLHNPAGKALLGVAVDAERPDDWQAHYGIFRPDGRTPFPLEQMPLVRALQGEASDGVEMLIRNEQRPDGILISVDGRPLDPSAGQHGAVAVFHDITELRRYENDLAVFAGVVAHDLKAPLAVIRGHCETAADELTDAPPGPEVAEVRAALDRIMNAVDRMAALIDTLLAYTTSRNAPLTLRAVPLGPLVAEVVAQRTEHVRPAAGPPPDVYVGPLPEVRADPAMLRHVLDNLLGNALKYVPPGRAARIDVTAAPAEPGWTRIEVADRGIGIPADDKPAIFESFHRARTAAGYAGTGLGLAICRRIVERHGGTIGVADNPGGGTRFHFTLPLNAAGAETPVADRDERVALDRALAERAAAEAAALPAVAEASRPPAIRPPCVGQPSAGAAAGQAGTASPSGPPVLRPAVAAAAPRRTPGAGPAGTA from the coding sequence GTGGGAAGCAGGGGGACGATCGCGCACGGCGAGACGCGGCGAGCGCGCCTCGCCGGTCCGCTCCTCGCCGCCACCGTGCTCGTCATCGGCCTCGCCGTCACGCTGCGTACGGTCGGGGCGCTGCACGACGACCAGCGTGCCGCCGCGGCCCGGGTGATGGACCAGCGCACCGCCGTCGCCCGCGCCGCCGTCACCGCCGAGACCGGCCGGTACCGGGACCTCATGCAGGCCGTGGCCGCCGGGCTCGGCACCAACCCCCGCCTGACCGCCCGCGACTTCGCCGCCGCCACCGCGCCCCTCGGCACGGCCGGCCTGGTCGGCGCCACGTCGGTGGCGTTCGTCGTCGCGACGCCCTCCGGCGAGATCGCGGAGACCGAGCGGTTGTGGCGCTCCCGCGGCGCGGACGGGCTCACGCTGCAGCCGCGCGGCGACCCGGACCTCCACCTCTTCTCGATCTTCCAGCGCACCCTCAACAACAGCGCCGCCGTCGCCTCCGGGCTCGACGTGGCCTCCGCGCCCGAGGGTGCCGCCGCGCTGCTGGAGGCGCGCCGCACCGGCCGGCCCACCGTGTCCGACGCGTACGTGCTGCTGCGTGACCGGACCGTGCCCCTGATCCACCGGCAGCTGTCGTTCATCTTCGTCGCGCCCGTCTACACCGCGCCCGCCGCCGACGACGACCTGCCGCGCTTCCAGGGCTGGGTCGCCATGGGGCTGCGCGGGCAGGACTTCCTCGGCGGCGTGCTCGGCGCCGCCAGCCAGGGCCTGCTCGACGGCGAGCTGTACGCCACCGACGGCGAGGGCCAGCGGCTCAAGGTGGCCGCGTACGACGCCCCCGGCCGGCGTGACCTCGAACGGCGGGCGACCTTCCCGGTGGCCGACCACCAGTGGACGCTGCTGACCGGCGCCGACTCGCACCGGCTGCCCGGCGCCCGCAACGGCACGCCGACCACCGTGCTGCTCGGCGGGATCCTGCTCACGCTGATGCTGGCCGTGCTGGTGTGGGTGCTCGCGACGGGCCGGTCCCGGGCCCGGGAGCAGGTGCTGGTGGCGACGGCGGAGCTGCGGTCGGCCGAGGCGGAGAGCCGCCGGCAGGCGGGCCTGCTCGGCGCGATCATGGCGAGCCTCGGCGACGGCGTCGGCGTGGTGGACGAGAACGGCCGGTTCCTGCTGCACAACCCGGCGGGCAAGGCGCTGCTCGGCGTGGCCGTCGACGCCGAACGGCCCGACGACTGGCAGGCGCACTACGGCATCTTCCGCCCGGACGGCCGCACCCCCTTCCCGCTGGAGCAGATGCCACTCGTCCGTGCCCTGCAGGGGGAGGCGTCGGACGGCGTCGAGATGCTGATCCGCAACGAGCAGCGCCCGGACGGCATCCTGATCAGCGTCGACGGCCGCCCGCTCGACCCCAGCGCGGGGCAGCACGGCGCCGTCGCGGTCTTCCACGACATCACCGAGCTGCGCCGGTACGAGAACGACCTGGCCGTCTTCGCCGGGGTGGTGGCGCACGACCTCAAGGCGCCGCTGGCGGTCATCCGCGGGCACTGCGAGACCGCCGCCGACGAGCTGACCGACGCGCCGCCGGGCCCGGAGGTCGCCGAGGTGCGGGCCGCCCTCGACCGGATCATGAACGCGGTGGACCGGATGGCGGCCCTGATCGACACGCTGCTGGCGTACACGACGTCGCGCAATGCCCCGCTGACCCTGCGGGCCGTCCCGCTGGGCCCGCTGGTCGCGGAGGTGGTCGCGCAGCGCACCGAGCACGTACGGCCCGCCGCGGGCCCGCCGCCCGACGTGTACGTGGGCCCGCTGCCCGAGGTGCGCGCGGACCCCGCGATGCTGCGGCACGTGCTCGACAACCTGCTCGGCAACGCCCTCAAGTACGTGCCACCCGGCCGCGCCGCCCGCATCGACGTCACCGCGGCGCCGGCCGAGCCGGGCTGGACCCGCATCGAGGTGGCCGACCGTGGCATCGGCATCCCGGCGGACGACAAGCCGGCCATCTTCGAGTCGTTCCACCGGGCCAGAACCGCCGCCGGGTACGCCGGCACCGGCCTGGGTCTGGCGATCTGCCGCCGCATCGTGGAACGCCACGGCGGCACGATCGGGGTGGCCGACAACCCGGGCGGCGGCACGCGTTTCCACTTCACGCTCCCGCTGAACGCCGCGGGGGCCGAGACTCCGGTCGCGGACCGCGACGAGCGGGTGGCGCTGGACCGCGCGCTCGCCGAGCGGGCCGCGGCGGAGGCGGCCGCGCTGCCCGCCGTCGCCGAGGCGTCGAGGCCGCCGGCGATCCGCCCGCCCTGCGTGGGACAGCCCTCGGCCGGGGCGGCCGCGGGACAGGCCGGGACCGCGTCGCCGTCCGGGCCGCCCGTGCTCAGGCCTGCCGTGGCGGCAGCAGCGCCGCGACGCACGCCAGGAGCTGGGCCGGCAGGAACGGCTTGA
- a CDS encoding RNA polymerase sigma factor SigF yields MTATALRTGTPSSSSTDSAADLLAAMGAVAPTDPRRAVLRDRAIEAWLPLARHLAHRYSGRGEPTDDLVQTATVGLIKAVDKFDPERGVDFAGYAIPTIIGEIKRHFRDRTWSVRVPRRLQELRLAITEANATLTHTLGRSPQVADIAVHLGVTEEDVLEGLEGARAYNATSLSTPISADGTTELGDTLGGEDHEYELAETRVALGPALASLDEREQKILTLRFYGNLTQSQIAEQIGISQMHVSRLLTKALTKLRTQLAAETL; encoded by the coding sequence ATGACTGCCACCGCATTACGAACCGGCACGCCGTCGTCCTCGAGCACGGACAGTGCCGCCGACCTCCTCGCCGCCATGGGCGCCGTCGCGCCGACGGACCCCCGTCGCGCCGTGCTGCGGGACCGGGCGATCGAGGCCTGGCTGCCGCTGGCCCGCCACCTCGCGCACCGCTACTCCGGCCGCGGCGAGCCCACCGACGACCTCGTGCAGACCGCCACCGTCGGCCTGATCAAGGCCGTCGACAAGTTCGACCCCGAACGCGGCGTCGACTTCGCCGGCTACGCCATCCCCACCATCATCGGCGAGATCAAGCGCCACTTCCGCGACCGCACCTGGTCCGTGCGCGTGCCGCGCCGCCTGCAGGAACTGCGCCTGGCCATCACCGAGGCCAACGCCACCCTCACCCACACCCTGGGCCGCTCCCCGCAGGTCGCCGACATCGCCGTACACCTCGGCGTCACCGAGGAAGACGTCCTGGAAGGCCTCGAAGGCGCCCGCGCCTACAACGCCACCAGCCTGTCCACCCCGATCAGCGCCGACGGCACCACCGAACTCGGCGACACCCTCGGCGGCGAGGACCACGAATACGAACTCGCCGAGACCCGCGTCGCCCTCGGCCCCGCCCTGGCCAGCCTCGACGAACGCGAGCAGAAGATCCTCACCCTGCGCTTCTACGGCAACCTCACCCAGTCGCAGATCGCCGAGCAGATCGGCATCTCCCAGATGCACGTCAGCCGCCTGCTCACCAAGGCCCTGACCAAGCTGCGCACCCAGCTCGCCGCCGAGACCCTCTGA
- a CDS encoding response regulator has product MIVVAEDHEDILFVLQRALERAGHEVVATTDGAAALEAVRRHRPDVVVTDVDMPRMTGLDLCRAIRADEHLRHIPVVLASGSLLPGDQRAAEVGATATLLKPFLPAQLLACVAALLPPRQA; this is encoded by the coding sequence ATGATCGTCGTCGCAGAGGACCACGAGGACATCCTGTTCGTGCTGCAGCGCGCCCTCGAACGCGCGGGCCACGAGGTGGTGGCCACCACGGACGGCGCCGCGGCGCTGGAGGCGGTCCGCCGGCACCGCCCCGACGTCGTGGTCACCGACGTGGACATGCCCCGGATGACCGGGCTGGACCTGTGCCGCGCCATCCGCGCCGACGAGCACCTGCGGCACATCCCGGTGGTCCTGGCCAGCGGGTCGCTGCTGCCGGGCGACCAGCGCGCGGCCGAGGTGGGCGCCACCGCGACGCTGCTCAAGCCGTTCCTGCCGGCCCAGCTCCTGGCGTGCGTCGCGGCGCTGCTGCCGCCACGGCAGGCCTGA
- a CDS encoding phosphatase PAP2 family protein, translating into MTALASRPAPTAEAPGARRGVSHVLAHALVGVLAALGVAAVYYACVRTPLGQTIDTLVMRGADVQHPRVVQVLDRALNGTTLVSLVAVCLAAAAIGVVRRRADLAFAAAVLVLGANASTRLLKTYLARPELDGYPAPNSFPSGHTTAAASVAFALILVLPFAVRGTVALIGAAYVTIIAVATVWAEWHRPSDTVAALLVVLAWSALASTIVRARRVRITGVTARPNRLAMLLFTVIGAISSVAALLGLGAVALSERVVPDLVSGRFAFAAGTAAVTAAVAGTFAVWVRLAAGDQPSTPDSAPVPASAQSGPRTD; encoded by the coding sequence ATGACGGCCCTGGCCTCGCGCCCCGCCCCCACGGCCGAAGCCCCCGGTGCCCGCCGGGGAGTCAGCCACGTGCTGGCCCACGCCCTCGTCGGCGTGCTCGCGGCGCTGGGCGTGGCAGCCGTCTACTACGCCTGCGTCCGTACGCCGCTGGGCCAGACGATCGACACGCTGGTCATGCGCGGCGCCGACGTGCAGCACCCGCGCGTCGTGCAGGTGCTGGACCGGGCGCTGAACGGCACGACCCTGGTCAGCCTCGTGGCCGTCTGCCTCGCCGCCGCGGCGATCGGCGTGGTCCGCCGCCGCGCCGACCTGGCCTTCGCGGCGGCGGTCCTGGTGCTCGGCGCCAATGCCAGCACCCGGCTGCTCAAGACCTACCTGGCCCGGCCCGAGCTGGACGGCTACCCCGCCCCCAACTCGTTCCCGAGCGGGCACACCACCGCCGCGGCGTCGGTCGCGTTCGCGCTGATCCTGGTGCTGCCGTTCGCGGTCCGCGGCACCGTCGCGCTGATCGGGGCGGCGTACGTCACGATCATCGCCGTGGCGACCGTCTGGGCCGAGTGGCACCGCCCGAGCGACACCGTCGCGGCCCTGCTGGTGGTCCTCGCGTGGAGCGCGCTGGCGTCGACGATCGTGCGCGCCCGCCGCGTCCGCATCACCGGCGTGACCGCCCGCCCCAACCGCCTCGCCATGCTGCTGTTCACGGTGATCGGCGCGATCAGCTCGGTCGCCGCGCTGCTCGGCCTCGGCGCCGTGGCGCTCTCCGAGCGGGTCGTACCGGACCTCGTCTCCGGCCGGTTCGCCTTCGCGGCCGGCACCGCGGCGGTCACGGCCGCCGTCGCCGGGACCTTCGCGGTCTGGGTCCGCCTCGCCGCAGGCGACCAGCCCTCCACGCCGGACTCGGCCCCGGTCCCCGCCTCGGCCCAGTCCGGACCCCGCACCGACTGA